The nucleotide window GTCCCGATCACCTTTGGCGCGATCTGGGCTTGTCGGGGCGCGACGACGTCACCGCACTGCTCACCCATTTCTTCCCGACACTCGCGGCTGAGAACACGGCGAATCTGCGCTGGAAGCGGTTTCTTGCCGAGGCCTGCGCCACTGCGTACGGCCGTGCGCCTGCGCCCGCACCGGGGTGCCCCGGTTGCGAAGCCTACGGCGAGTGCTACGCGCATCTGCGACAGCGCTAGGGCGCGCCATCAGTCGTGTATGCGTTGCAGTCGCGCGGTGTCGCTAAGCCGCTACCGCTGCTGGCGACATCAGATGCGTCATCAGAATCGACAGGTTTTCGGCGTTGCGTCCTGCCTGGGCGGTGGCATTGCCGTCGTTGACCGTTTTGTCGAGCACGCGCTCGACGGTCTGGTTGAGGTCTTCGGCAAAAATGCCTTGCTCGTCATTGCAATGCAGTCCGAGAACGGCCAGCGCATGGCAAAGCGCCGGGGAATTCGCGAGAAACGCGCTCTGGGCACGGAGCACGGAATCGGCCGTTCTATCGAGCACCGTGCCCACACCGAATTCGTGGAAATGCGTGGCGACGTGGTGCCCGTTGTAGCGCATGGACAGGAGCAGACGCGCCTTGTCTTCCAGGTTCAGCCCCGGGTCGCCGAATTGCGCGAAACTCATCCAGTCCTGTTTGGCCGGCAGCGTGAAGTCACCGATCTGAAAGGCGCACGACGGCGTCTCGCAGACGTGCCAAGTGAGCAGATCGTCGCGTGAGGGCGCGATAAGGTCAGTAAGCCTCCTGAACGCCTCGAACTGGTCTGCGGCGGTCTCGGCATGCGCCAGCCGGAACAGGGTCACCTTGGCGTCTTCCTTGCACGTGCCCAGAAAGTAGTCTTTGATTCGCCCCCACAGGCTCGTGACATCCCTTTCGTACTTGGCGCTCACGCAGAGCCGTATATTCGCGGCATCCAGCGTGCGGTAGTCGTAGTTGCCGATGCACGTGGCAGCGGCGGTGATGGCGGTCGACATGACAGGCTCCTCTTGGGTTTTGGTGGCAGCCCCGGTGCGTCTGCGGTCGCTGGAAAGCAAGGACCGCCGGGGTCAGTCGGGAGTGTGAGGTGCGGGGGATGCATCGGGATTTCACAAATCGATCAGTACGGACCGGTGCACGGCGAGAATTGCCTTGCGCTGATAGCATGTGCGTTTGCACGGCGCAGTGCCCGCTGCGCCCACGTCCCTGCCCCCGGAAGGAGCTTCACCATGTCGATTTCCCTTTATCGCGCCACCGTTCCCGTCTACCTGCGCGGCTTGACGGTCATGGCCGACTACATCAAGAAAGCGCGCGCGCATTGTGAAGAAAAGTCGCTCGATCCCGAGACGATTCTGAAGGCGAAGCTGGCGCCGGACATGCTCGATTTCACCTCGCAGGTGCAGCGCGTCAGCGATACGGCAAAGTTTGCCGTGTCACGGCTGACGGGCGTGGAGTCGCCGAAATTCGAAGACAACGAAACGACGTTCGATCAACTGCGTGATCGCATCGCCAACACCGAAGCGTTTATCGCCGGTGTGCTCGAAGACCGTTTCGAAGGGGCGGAGTCGCGCGAGATCACCTTGAAGTTCAAGGCCTACCAGACGACGATGGATGGCGTGGATTATCTGCTGAAATTCGGCTTGCCGAACTTCTACTTCCACGTGACGACGACGCACGACATTCTGCGCGCGCAAGGCGTGGCCGTCGGGAAGACCGACTACCTCGGTCCGTACGAAATGGAAAAGATCTGAGTCTGAACCGCCGCCGTCAGCGGTCAGTGCGTCGAAATCGGCAGGTACATGCGTAACTCGTCCTGATACGTGTTGCCGATGCGCATGGCATCGGGCTCACGGCCGATTTCGACAAATCCGAACGATTGATAGAGTGCGATCGCCGCCCGGTTGGTCGCACTCACTTGCAGCGTCAGATGGCGCAGGCCGGGTTGGGAGCGCGCGAGCGCCACCGCCGATTCGATCAGCGCCCGGCCAATGCCGCGCCCGACGCTGTCGGCCTGTACATACATCCCCCACAGAAACCCCACGTGCGCGAACTTGCTGGCCTTCTGCCGGCCTAGCCCGAGCACGCCGACGAGACGTTCGTCGCTGCCTTGGCGATCGAACGCACCGAAGACGCCCACATCCGGGCGCACCTCCAACCACTCGCGCACCCGCTCGATCGGCCAGTCTTTTTCGACTTCATAGCTGGAACCGAATGCTTCCGGGTGGGCCTGCAAGCCCGCCAGACGCAACGCCTGAAAGGCGAGTGCGTCGGCCGGCACCAGACGCCGCACGTCGACGTCTGCGGCAGCGGCCGTGGTCGTCGTTTTCGCCATCGTCGGACGGGCAGGAGGACTCATGGCAGACGTGGCTCCATCATGGCGAGTACCGTGCGGGCGGCCTCTTCGGACGAGGCGGGATTCTGACCGGTCACGAGGCGGCCGTCGCCGACGACGTGCGATTGCCAGTTGTCGGCCTTTTCATACAGCCCGCCCAGCTTCGCGAGTTCGGTTTCTACGAGGAACGGCACGATGTCAGTCAGCCCGACGGCCGCTTCTTCATCGTTGGAGAAGCCCGTTACGTGCCGCCCGCGTACGAGCGGTTCGCCATTGGCATCGCGCACTTTCAGTAACACCCCGGGCGCATGGCAGACAAAGCCGATGGGCTTGCCGGCGCGCTCGAAAGCTTCGATCAGACGGATGGAGTTCGGGTCTTGCGCGAGATCCCATAGCGGGCCGTGGCCGCCGGGATAGAACACGGCGTCGTAGTCGTCCTGCTTGACGTCGGCCAGCCGCAGCGTGGTGGCGAGTGCCTTTTGCGCGTCGGGGTCTTCGCGAAACCGGCGCGTGGCGTCGGTCTGTGCGTCGGGCTCGTCGCTCTTCGGATCGAGCGGCGGTTGCCCGCCGGCCGGTGAGGCGAGTGTGACCGCGAGCCCTTCGTCGATGAAGACGTAATAGGGCGCGGCGAATTCTTCGAGCCAGAAACCGGTCTTCTTGCCCGTGTCGCCCAAGCGGTCGTGCGAGGTCAGAACCATCAGGATGTTCATGAAACGTCTCCCTGTCGAGTCAGCCGTGCGAATCATTTTACCTGCCATAGCGTTCACTCGCAGGCGACAGGTTGTGGCGTTACATGTTCCCGGTCAGGTGCCTGAATTCAATGGGTGGACGACGGTTACCGGCGCGGCTTGTGAGCAGAATTGACAGAAAGCCGCAAAGGAATTCGATTTGCGGGCCGCAGCGCGTCCGCTATGCTTGTGCGGATGCGGGCCACGCCCGAAGCCCACTGGAGCGAGACATGCAATTGATTGGAATGCTGGATTCCCCGTACGTACGCCGCACGGCCATCTGCCTGAAGCTGCTTGGCCTGCCGTACGAGCATCGCTCGCTGTCGGTGTTCAGCACCTTCGACGCCTTTGCCGCGATCAACCCGGTGGTGAAGGCCCCGACGCTGATCGCCGACGATGGCACGGTGCTGATGGATTCGACGCTGATTCTGCAATATCTGGAGTCGCTGGTCGATGCCGAACAGCGCTTGATTCCGGTCGACCCGGCCGAGCGGCTGCGCGCCTTGCGCCTGACGGGGCTGGCGCTGGCGGCCTGCGAAAAGTCGGTGCAATTGGTGTACGAGCGCGAACTGCGTCCGCTCGAGAAGCGGCACGAGCCGTGGACGGATCGTGTGCGCACGCAGGTGCGTGCGGCGTTTCGTGGGCTGGAGGTGGAGCTGGCGCAGGTGCCGATTCTGGCAACGCCGGACGCGATCGGCGAGCATGGCGTGACGATCGCCGTGGCCTGGCGCTTTCACCAGTTGCTCTTGCCAGAGGTCGATTTCAGCGCGGAGTTTCCGGAAGTGGCCCGGTTCTCCGCGCAGGCAGAGGGGATGCCCGCGTTTCGCGAGACCCCTCCGATCTGAAGATGGCGAGTGTCGGACGTCAGTTCTTGAGACGGTAGCCCGTCTTGAACATCCACGCGATCACGGCGACGAACACTGCGAGGAACACCAACGTCATGCCGAGGCTCACGCCGACGCTGACGTCGGCCAGCCCGTAAAAGCTCCACCGGAACCCGCTGATCAGATACACCACCGGGTTGAACAGCGTCACCGTGCGCCAGAACGGCGGCAGG belongs to Pandoraea norimbergensis and includes:
- a CDS encoding DUF1993 domain-containing protein; amino-acid sequence: MSISLYRATVPVYLRGLTVMADYIKKARAHCEEKSLDPETILKAKLAPDMLDFTSQVQRVSDTAKFAVSRLTGVESPKFEDNETTFDQLRDRIANTEAFIAGVLEDRFEGAESREITLKFKAYQTTMDGVDYLLKFGLPNFYFHVTTTHDILRAQGVAVGKTDYLGPYEMEKI
- a CDS encoding GNAT family N-acetyltransferase, with protein sequence MSPPARPTMAKTTTTAAAADVDVRRLVPADALAFQALRLAGLQAHPEAFGSSYEVEKDWPIERVREWLEVRPDVGVFGAFDRQGSDERLVGVLGLGRQKASKFAHVGFLWGMYVQADSVGRGIGRALIESAVALARSQPGLRHLTLQVSATNRAAIALYQSFGFVEIGREPDAMRIGNTYQDELRMYLPISTH
- a CDS encoding type 1 glutamine amidotransferase domain-containing protein, translated to MNILMVLTSHDRLGDTGKKTGFWLEEFAAPYYVFIDEGLAVTLASPAGGQPPLDPKSDEPDAQTDATRRFREDPDAQKALATTLRLADVKQDDYDAVFYPGGHGPLWDLAQDPNSIRLIEAFERAGKPIGFVCHAPGVLLKVRDANGEPLVRGRHVTGFSNDEEAAVGLTDIVPFLVETELAKLGGLYEKADNWQSHVVGDGRLVTGQNPASSEEAARTVLAMMEPRLP
- a CDS encoding glutathione S-transferase family protein, translating into MQLIGMLDSPYVRRTAICLKLLGLPYEHRSLSVFSTFDAFAAINPVVKAPTLIADDGTVLMDSTLILQYLESLVDAEQRLIPVDPAERLRALRLTGLALAACEKSVQLVYERELRPLEKRHEPWTDRVRTQVRAAFRGLEVELAQVPILATPDAIGEHGVTIAVAWRFHQLLLPEVDFSAEFPEVARFSAQAEGMPAFRETPPI